DNA sequence from the Nocardia sp. BMG111209 genome:
TACAACGTGAGCACCGCCGTCTACGAGGGCGGCTCGAAATGCCTGCCGGGCACGGACAAATCCGCCCGCACCGCCGACGGCCACGCCCTGGCCTGCGAAGGCGCCGGCACCACCGGCACCTGGACCCTCTGGGTGGAATGACCGCCACCACCACCCGATAGCTGCACCCGCCCGCCAATCCGCCACCCCACCCACGGCTACCCCCGGGCGACCGCCTGCCCACGATTTGCGAGCCCCCGCGCCCGCCGACATCCGCCTGCCGCATCCCCATCCGCGCCGCGCTCGCATCCCGCCCGCCGCACCACGACGCCACTTCTTCAGGCAGGACCTCGGCCCGAACAGTCCACGCGTGTCCCGAACAGGCCACGGCTCCGGAAGCTGATGCGAATCGGCACCGTCGAGCGATATCTAAAGGTATCTAGCCCAGAAACTAGATCAACTTAGATATCCATCACGACGCCGGACAAGCGAATGCCCGACACCCGAACCACCAGTTGCCATCAATTTGATCATCATGCTGTAAAGATTGCCTACCGCAGGACTGATTTGGTGAGCACATGGGTAACTCCCCGGGTAACTCCCACCAGAGCGGCAAGGAGGTGGGACCTGTGACCATCGGTCGTGGCTCCGGCTTGTATGGCCGGAAACCCGGGGAGGCGGTCGGGGTGGGACCTGTGACCGTCAGCCGTGGCTCAGGCTTGTACGGCCGGATACGCGGGGAGGCGGACCGTCGGACGCATGGGGCAGTGGACCGGGTAGGGCATATGACCGGCGGTCGTGGATCCGATCGGTATGGCCGAAACCGCGGGGAGGCGGTCCGGTCCGGCGAGAGCGCGTCCACCGAATTCGTTGCCGCCGACGACGGGACCTTGCTCGCCGTACGCGAATTCGATTCGCCCACAGCCGTTCTCACGATCGTCTTCGTGCACGGGCACTGCCTGCGCGGCGAATCCTGGACGGATGTGTGCACCCGGCTCCGGGCATATTGGGCCGACGAGGTGCGGATGGTGCACTACGACCACCGCGGGCACGGCGAATCCGGTGCGGCGCATCCGGCGACCTACACCATCGACCAACTGGCCCGCGACCTCGATGCGGTACTGCGGGCCAAGGTCCCCGACGGCCCGGTCGTCCTGATCGGCCACTCCATGGGCGCGATGGTCGCGCTCGCCTATGCCCGGCTGTTCCCGCACATGATCGGCACCCGCATCGCGGGCCTCGGCCTGCTCGCCGCCGCCGCGGGCGGGATCACCGCGGTCGGCCTGGGCCGCCTGCTCAATCC
Encoded proteins:
- a CDS encoding alpha/beta fold hydrolase — protein: MTGGRGSDRYGRNRGEAVRSGESASTEFVAADDGTLLAVREFDSPTAVLTIVFVHGHCLRGESWTDVCTRLRAYWADEVRMVHYDHRGHGESGAAHPATYTIDQLARDLDAVLRAKVPDGPVVLIGHSMGAMVALAYARLFPHMIGTRIAGLGLLAAAAGGITAVGLGRLLNPRAVASLQLAVRRAPRFMHAWQRLSRTIAESIVRETRSGRPAGPRLVAAATVLLNEAPLLTMACFLDSLMCFDETSTLTLLADLPVLVLGGSADLMIPFAHSVVLASQLAAAELVRLDGAGHGVILDRAAEVAPAVAALVDRVLGNAAGPIPDLAAAG